The following are from one region of the Nitratidesulfovibrio sp. genome:
- the rimO gene encoding 30S ribosomal protein S12 methylthiotransferase RimO — MISVYSVSLGCPKNRVDTERLLGALGTPVHPVASMAEADVVLVNTCGFILPAVEESVRTVVEAVDEISGLARRPLLAVAGCLVGRYGERDLAAELPEVDLWLPNQSIETWPDLLARAVGGRMTGVTGAGTVAPGYAGGTRLLSTGPSYAWLKISDGCRHNCSFCTIPSIRGAHRSTPAAELEREARQLLGMGVRELILVAQDVTAWGGDLDGASGKGDLRPLLDRLLPLAGLDRLRLMYLYPAGLTDDLLSYLAAAGAPFVPYFDVPLQHAHPDVLGRMGRPFARNPRVVVERIRKHFPDAALRTSIIVGFPGETEEHYAALTDFVVETRFHHLGVFAYRAEEGTPAAAMPDQVDDKVKEWRRDALMEVQAEISEEIMESYVGQRLPVLVDAPHDEWPGLHTGRTWFQAPEIDGVTYVSGAGVVPGALVEADMVEARTYDLVALAEPED, encoded by the coding sequence ATGATAAGTGTTTATTCCGTCAGCCTTGGCTGCCCCAAGAACCGCGTGGACACCGAACGCCTGCTGGGCGCGCTGGGCACCCCCGTGCATCCCGTGGCCAGCATGGCCGAGGCCGACGTGGTGCTCGTGAATACCTGCGGCTTCATCCTTCCCGCCGTGGAAGAATCGGTGCGCACCGTGGTGGAGGCCGTGGACGAGATTTCCGGCCTGGCCCGGCGGCCCCTGCTGGCCGTGGCCGGGTGCCTGGTGGGCCGCTACGGCGAGCGCGATCTGGCCGCCGAACTGCCGGAGGTGGACCTGTGGCTGCCCAACCAGTCCATCGAGACATGGCCGGACCTGCTGGCACGGGCCGTGGGGGGCAGGATGACAGGGGTGACCGGCGCTGGCACCGTGGCGCCCGGCTACGCGGGGGGCACGCGGCTTCTGTCCACCGGGCCGTCGTACGCCTGGCTGAAGATCAGCGACGGGTGCCGCCACAACTGTTCGTTCTGCACCATCCCTTCCATTCGCGGCGCGCACCGCTCCACCCCGGCGGCGGAACTGGAACGCGAGGCGCGGCAACTGCTGGGCATGGGCGTGCGCGAACTGATCCTGGTGGCCCAGGACGTCACCGCCTGGGGCGGCGATCTGGATGGCGCAAGCGGCAAGGGCGACCTGCGCCCCCTGCTGGACCGGCTGCTGCCGCTGGCGGGGCTGGACCGGCTGCGCCTGATGTACCTGTACCCCGCCGGACTCACCGACGACCTGCTGTCCTACCTCGCGGCGGCGGGCGCGCCTTTCGTTCCCTATTTCGACGTGCCCCTGCAGCACGCCCACCCCGACGTGCTGGGCCGCATGGGGCGCCCATTCGCCCGCAACCCCCGCGTGGTGGTGGAACGCATCCGCAAGCACTTTCCGGACGCGGCCCTGCGCACGTCCATCATCGTGGGCTTTCCCGGCGAGACGGAAGAACACTACGCCGCGCTCACCGACTTCGTGGTGGAGACGCGCTTTCATCACCTTGGCGTGTTCGCCTACCGGGCGGAAGAAGGCACCCCCGCCGCCGCCATGCCCGACCAGGTGGACGACAAGGTGAAGGAATGGCGGCGCGATGCGCTGATGGAAGTGCAGGCCGAAATCAGCGAGGAGATCATGGAATCCTACGTGGGACAGCGATTGCCCGTGCTGGTGGACGCCCCCCACGACGAATGGCCCGGCCTGCACACCGGCCGCACCTGGTTCCAGGCCCCGGAGATAGACGGGGTGACCTACGTGAGCGGGGCAGGGGTGGTGCCCGGCGCGCTGGTGGAGGCGGACATGGTGGAAGCCCGGACCTACGATCTGGTGGCCCTGGCCGAGCCGGAAGACTAG
- a CDS encoding DEAD/DEAH box helicase produces the protein MTYSHERALELLRAGSGLAGAEFRDGQEDAIRHVVEGRGRLLVVQKTGWGKSFVYFIATRMLRDAGQGPALLVSPLLALMRNQIAAAERMGVRAATINSDNRDDWADVEARLARDEVDILLISPERLGNDWFQAQVLGPVADRVSLLVVDEAHCISDWGHDFRPHYRLLGRMAANLPPTVRLLATTATANDRVMADLATVLGPRLAVSRGNLNRNSLTLQTIRLPDRAGRLAWLAERLDELDGHGIIYTLTVRDAGLVAAWLQQRGFNVAAYTGETGEDRERLEQELLHNRVKALVATTALGMGYDKPDLAFVIHFQTPGSVVAYYQQVGRAGRALPAAYGVLLSGPEEDDINDWFIRSAFPTRAEVQQILDALEGAPDGLSTPELMIRVNMGKGRIDKGITLLSLESPAPIARQGTRWQLTAAPLSEAFWQRAERLTALRHAENAQMQEYVDLPFGGHMQHLVRALDGDVADITPPTLPPLPEAADPALVHEAMAFLRRGNMPIEPRLQWPVGGMPHCDVRGRIPAAERAMQGMALSAWCDAGWGTTVRQGKHRDGRFADELVDACAAMVQGWDPQPAPQWVTCIPSLRHPDLVPDFARRLAARLGLPFVPALEKTEDRPEQATMGNSVQQARNVDGSLGLADVPLPAGPVLLVDDMVDSRWTLTVAAWLLRRGGSGEVWPVALSRTGQG, from the coding sequence ATGACCTATTCGCATGAACGGGCGCTGGAACTGCTGCGCGCCGGGTCCGGGCTGGCCGGGGCGGAATTCCGGGACGGGCAGGAAGACGCCATCCGGCACGTGGTGGAAGGCCGGGGGCGCCTGCTGGTGGTGCAAAAGACGGGCTGGGGCAAGAGCTTCGTCTATTTCATTGCCACACGCATGCTGCGCGACGCCGGTCAGGGGCCCGCGCTGCTGGTGTCGCCCCTGCTGGCGCTGATGCGCAACCAGATCGCCGCCGCCGAACGCATGGGCGTGCGGGCCGCCACCATCAACTCGGACAACCGGGACGACTGGGCGGACGTGGAGGCGCGGCTTGCCCGGGACGAGGTGGACATCCTGCTCATCTCGCCGGAGCGGCTGGGCAACGACTGGTTCCAGGCGCAGGTGCTGGGCCCGGTGGCGGATCGGGTGTCGCTGCTGGTGGTGGACGAGGCGCACTGCATTTCCGATTGGGGGCACGACTTTCGGCCACACTACCGGCTGCTGGGGCGCATGGCCGCCAACCTGCCCCCCACCGTGCGCCTGCTGGCAACCACGGCCACCGCCAACGACCGGGTCATGGCCGACCTGGCCACCGTGCTGGGGCCCAGGCTTGCGGTATCCAGGGGCAACCTGAACCGCAACTCGCTGACGCTGCAAACCATCCGCCTGCCGGACCGGGCCGGGCGCCTGGCCTGGCTGGCCGAGCGGCTTGACGAACTGGACGGGCACGGCATCATCTACACCCTGACGGTGCGCGATGCCGGGCTGGTGGCGGCATGGCTGCAACAGCGCGGGTTCAACGTGGCGGCCTACACGGGCGAAACCGGCGAGGACCGGGAACGCCTGGAGCAGGAACTGCTGCACAACCGGGTCAAGGCCCTGGTGGCCACCACGGCGCTGGGCATGGGCTACGACAAGCCGGACCTTGCCTTCGTCATACATTTCCAGACGCCGGGGTCGGTCGTGGCGTACTACCAGCAGGTGGGCCGCGCCGGACGCGCCCTGCCCGCCGCCTACGGCGTGCTGCTGAGCGGGCCGGAAGAAGACGACATCAACGACTGGTTCATCCGCAGCGCCTTTCCCACCCGCGCCGAGGTGCAACAGATTCTGGATGCCCTGGAAGGCGCGCCGGACGGGCTTTCGACCCCGGAACTGATGATCCGCGTGAACATGGGCAAGGGCCGCATCGACAAGGGCATCACCCTGCTGTCGCTGGAATCGCCCGCGCCCATCGCCAGGCAAGGCACCAGGTGGCAATTGACGGCGGCGCCGCTGTCCGAGGCGTTCTGGCAGCGGGCGGAACGCCTGACGGCGCTGCGCCATGCGGAAAACGCGCAGATGCAGGAATACGTGGACCTGCCCTTCGGGGGGCACATGCAGCATCTGGTGCGGGCGTTGGACGGGGACGTGGCGGACATCACGCCCCCCACGCTGCCGCCCCTGCCGGAAGCCGCAGACCCCGCGCTGGTGCACGAGGCCATGGCGTTCCTGCGCCGGGGCAACATGCCCATCGAACCCCGGTTGCAGTGGCCCGTGGGCGGCATGCCGCATTGCGATGTCCGGGGCAGGATTCCCGCCGCCGAGCGGGCGATGCAGGGCATGGCCCTGAGCGCGTGGTGCGATGCAGGCTGGGGAACCACGGTGCGGCAGGGAAAGCACCGGGACGGGCGCTTTGCCGATGAACTGGTGGACGCCTGCGCCGCCATGGTACAGGGATGGGATCCCCAGCCCGCGCCGCAATGGGTGACCTGCATCCCTTCGCTGCGCCACCCGGACCTGGTGCCGGACTTCGCGCGCCGTCTGGCAGCACGGCTGGGCTTGCCGTTTGTTCCGGCATTGGAGAAGACGGAAGACAGGCCGGAGCAGGCAACCATGGGCAACAGCGTGCAGCAGGCGCGCAACGTGGACGGTTCGCTGGGCCTTGCCGATGTTCCCCTGCCCGCCGGCCCCGTGCTGCTGGTGGACGACATGGTGGATTCGCGGTGGACGCTGACCGTGGCCGCCTGGCTGCTGCGCCGGGGCGGCAGCGGAGAGGTGTGGCCGGTCGCGCTTTCCCGGACAGGTCAGGGATAG
- a CDS encoding DNA-processing protein DprA, protein MNDTLSLNTRAILLLTAPLLVGSGSMGYGGPAAEVLHLGEYKRLARRLRELSRQPADLLAADGEALCADCADIVEPERLRRLLGRGFLLGQAVQRWQARSIRVVSRADAAYPARLKGRLKENSPPVLYACGNLSLLEREGLAVVGSRNADDALLDYAAGVGGLAAAAGVVLVSGGARGIDEAATGGALAAGGTAVSVLAEGLEPRALRRENRNAIAEGRLLLLSPYDPNAAFNAGNAMQRNKLIHALSNAALVVCCDAGRGGTWAGAQEQLDTLRLVPVYVRATGTRRDGLEALSAKGAHPWPEPADPAALTALLRHPVAAPPRVQALSLLDAAATTPPEPTTE, encoded by the coding sequence ATGAACGACACCCTTTCGCTGAATACCAGGGCCATCCTGCTGCTGACGGCCCCACTGCTGGTGGGGTCGGGTTCCATGGGCTACGGCGGCCCGGCCGCGGAAGTGCTGCACCTTGGCGAGTACAAGCGCCTTGCCCGTCGCCTGCGCGAGCTTTCCCGCCAGCCCGCCGACCTGCTGGCGGCGGACGGGGAGGCGCTGTGCGCGGACTGCGCCGACATCGTCGAGCCGGAGCGCCTGCGGCGGCTGCTGGGACGCGGCTTTCTGCTGGGGCAGGCGGTGCAACGCTGGCAGGCCAGGTCCATCCGGGTGGTCAGTCGTGCCGACGCCGCATATCCCGCCCGCCTGAAGGGCCGGTTGAAGGAAAACAGCCCCCCGGTCCTGTATGCCTGCGGCAACCTGTCGCTGCTCGAACGGGAAGGGCTGGCCGTGGTCGGCTCGCGCAATGCGGACGATGCCCTGCTGGACTACGCGGCGGGTGTGGGCGGTCTGGCCGCCGCAGCAGGGGTGGTGCTGGTATCCGGCGGCGCGCGGGGCATCGACGAGGCGGCCACCGGCGGAGCACTGGCAGCGGGCGGCACGGCGGTGAGCGTGCTGGCCGAAGGGCTGGAGCCGCGCGCCCTGCGCCGTGAAAATCGCAACGCCATAGCGGAAGGTCGCCTGCTGCTGCTTTCGCCGTATGACCCCAACGCGGCCTTCAACGCGGGCAACGCCATGCAGCGCAACAAACTCATTCATGCGCTGTCGAACGCGGCACTGGTGGTCTGCTGCGATGCGGGCAGGGGCGGCACCTGGGCCGGAGCGCAGGAGCAGTTGGACACGCTGCGGCTGGTGCCGGTCTACGTGCGCGCCACAGGCACGCGCCGTGACGGGCTGGAGGCGTTGAGCGCCAAGGGGGCGCACCCCTGGCCGGAACCCGCCGACCCTGCCGCGCTGACGGCACTGCTGCGCCACCCCGTTGCCGCGCCGCCCAGGGTGCAGGCGCTGTCGCTGCTGGATGCCGCCGCGACGACGCCCCCGGAACCCACCACCGAATAA